The following are from one region of the Tenacibaculum dicentrarchi genome:
- a CDS encoding nicotinate-nucleotide adenylyltransferase gives MAITLKGDKKISTVPTTNSKALKINLNSHIYGTFAEIGAGQETVRNFFRAGGASGTIAKAMSAYDKDFSDAIYGIESDNRYVTEKRLKKMLKHEMDLIEDRLDRQKHPHKLFFSYANTVATINFSKKFKGHGWVGIRFQLDPLEDYNEIILHLRFKETDARQQQETLGVLGVNLVYGAYYLNDNPKELLKSFYDNIDSDRLEIDMINFSGPRFMYVDNRLMSLQLVKNGMTNAVMFGPDGNNLLPAQVLYKKNILALRGSYRPVTKVNMDMFERSKQLFLAEKKVNPDKTQIIFEITLSNLRSEGEINERDFLDRAELLCALGQNVMITNYQEYFKLVDYFGEFTKERMALTMGVQSLVQIFDEKYYRNLSGGILEASGKLFYRDLKIYTYPYKDQETGEFINTENLKVHPRMKELYKFFKHNGRFVDIKNLDENSLHIFSRKVLTMIKNNEKGWEEMLPEGVSKTIKDKRLFGCSRKRV, from the coding sequence ATGGCCATCACACTTAAAGGAGATAAAAAAATAAGTACCGTACCCACCACAAATAGTAAAGCGTTAAAAATTAACTTAAATTCTCATATTTATGGAACATTTGCTGAAATTGGTGCAGGACAAGAAACTGTTCGTAATTTTTTTAGAGCTGGTGGTGCTTCAGGTACTATTGCAAAAGCAATGAGTGCTTATGATAAAGATTTTTCAGATGCTATTTATGGAATTGAAAGTGATAATCGTTATGTAACTGAAAAGCGATTAAAAAAAATGCTAAAACATGAAATGGATTTAATTGAAGATCGTCTTGATCGTCAAAAACATCCTCATAAATTATTTTTTAGCTATGCAAATACCGTTGCAACAATTAATTTTTCTAAAAAATTTAAAGGACACGGTTGGGTTGGTATTCGTTTTCAGCTAGACCCTTTAGAAGATTATAACGAAATTATTTTACACCTACGTTTTAAAGAAACTGATGCACGTCAGCAACAAGAAACTTTAGGTGTTTTAGGAGTTAACTTAGTATATGGAGCATATTATTTAAATGATAATCCAAAGGAGTTATTAAAATCTTTTTACGATAATATTGATAGTGACCGCTTAGAAATTGATATGATTAATTTCTCTGGACCTCGATTTATGTATGTCGATAATCGTTTAATGAGCTTACAATTAGTTAAAAATGGAATGACAAATGCCGTAATGTTCGGTCCTGATGGAAATAACTTATTACCTGCTCAAGTACTTTATAAAAAGAATATTTTAGCATTACGTGGAAGCTATCGCCCTGTTACCAAAGTAAATATGGATATGTTTGAACGTTCTAAACAATTATTTTTAGCAGAAAAAAAAGTAAACCCCGATAAAACACAAATTATTTTCGAAATTACCCTTAGTAATCTTCGTTCAGAAGGAGAAATTAATGAACGTGATTTCTTAGACAGAGCCGAGTTACTTTGTGCACTTGGGCAAAATGTAATGATTACCAACTATCAAGAATACTTTAAACTAGTTGATTATTTTGGTGAATTTACAAAAGAAAGAATGGCTTTAACAATGGGGGTTCAGAGTCTTGTTCAAATTTTTGATGAAAAATATTATCGTAACCTTAGCGGTGGAATTTTAGAAGCTTCTGGTAAACTTTTTTACAGAGATTTAAAAATATACACCTATCCTTATAAAGACCAAGAAACAGGTGAATTCATAAATACTGAAAACCTAAAAGTACATCCTCGAATGAAAGAATTATATAAATTTTTCAAACATAATGGAAGATTTGTAGATATTAAAAACTTAGATGAAAATAGTTTACATATTTTTTCTAGAAAAGTTTTAACGATGATTAAAAATAATGAAAAAGGCTGGGAAGAAATGCTTCCTGAAGGAGTTTCTAAAACCATTAAAGATAAACGTTTATTCGGATGTTCTAGAAAACGAGTTTAA
- a CDS encoding CatA-like O-acetyltransferase has translation MQYLDIENWNRKQHFNHFRTLADPTFGLVADVDVSSCYRQAKQKKESFFVRYLHACMKAINAIDNLKYRIEDDKIAIHKVINVSATIARTDTTFGFSFIDFSTDFEVFNANYQQEKKRVLSTTDLFPPKYSVACVHCSALPWVCFTSHKEPNSGNKNDSIPQFSFGKIKTVNNQKLMPVAINVNHALVDGYHVGQFFDKFQAELDKID, from the coding sequence ATGCAATATTTAGATATTGAAAATTGGAATAGAAAACAGCATTTTAATCATTTTAGAACTTTAGCGGATCCAACATTTGGGCTTGTCGCCGATGTTGATGTTTCTAGTTGTTATCGGCAAGCAAAACAGAAAAAAGAATCTTTTTTTGTGCGATATCTTCACGCATGTATGAAGGCAATTAATGCCATTGATAATTTAAAATACCGAATAGAAGACGATAAAATAGCAATTCATAAGGTAATTAATGTATCAGCAACTATTGCACGAACAGATACTACTTTTGGCTTTTCATTTATTGATTTTTCAACGGATTTTGAGGTGTTTAATGCAAATTATCAGCAAGAAAAAAAGCGTGTACTTAGCACTACTGATTTATTCCCACCTAAATATTCAGTAGCTTGTGTACATTGTTCAGCCTTGCCTTGGGTTTGTTTTACAAGTCATAAAGAACCAAATTCGGGAAATAAAAATGATAGTATTCCACAATTTTCTTTTGGAAAGATAAAAACAGTAAATAATCAGAAATTAATGCCTGTAGCAATCAATGTAAACCATGCGTTGGTAGATGGATATCATGTAGGACAATTTTTTGATAAATTTCAGGCTGAATTAGATAAAATCGATTAA
- a CDS encoding peptidylprolyl isomerase: MNNGIYAKFTTPKGAILVNLEYEKTPGTVGNFVALAEGNLDNTAKPQGTPYYNGLKFHRVISDFMIQGGCPQGTGTGNPGYKFEDEFHPDLKHDAPGKLSMANAGPGTNGSQFFITHTPTPHLDGNHTVFGNVVEGQDVVDAVQQGDSMDVEIIRVGETAENFNAVEAFRTFEGAREKREADAIAKQKELLDSVAKGYDETPSGLRYKILQNGDGKQATKGANVSVHYKGQLLDGTVFDSSYKRKQPIDFAIGVGQVIAGWDEGIQLLKVGDKARLVIPSNLAYGKAGAGGVIPPNATLIFDVELMGVK, translated from the coding sequence ATGAATAACGGAATTTACGCAAAGTTCACAACACCAAAAGGTGCTATTTTAGTGAATTTAGAATACGAAAAAACTCCTGGAACTGTAGGTAACTTTGTTGCTTTAGCAGAAGGAAATTTAGATAACACTGCAAAACCACAAGGAACTCCATATTATAATGGATTAAAGTTTCACCGTGTGATTTCTGATTTTATGATTCAAGGAGGATGTCCTCAAGGAACTGGAACAGGAAACCCTGGTTATAAATTTGAAGATGAATTTCATCCAGATTTAAAACATGATGCTCCTGGAAAATTATCTATGGCAAATGCAGGTCCTGGAACAAATGGTTCTCAGTTTTTTATCACGCATACTCCTACTCCTCATTTAGATGGTAATCATACTGTTTTTGGAAATGTTGTTGAAGGACAAGATGTTGTTGATGCTGTTCAGCAAGGAGATTCAATGGATGTTGAAATTATTCGTGTAGGTGAAACTGCTGAAAACTTTAATGCAGTTGAAGCTTTTAGAACTTTTGAAGGAGCTCGTGAAAAACGTGAAGCTGATGCAATTGCAAAACAAAAAGAATTATTAGACTCTGTTGCTAAAGGTTATGACGAAACTCCATCAGGATTACGTTATAAAATTTTACAAAATGGAGATGGTAAACAAGCTACTAAAGGAGCTAATGTTTCTGTACATTATAAAGGTCAATTATTAGACGGTACTGTATTTGATTCATCTTACAAACGTAAGCAACCAATTGATTTTGCTATCGGTGTAGGTCAAGTAATTGCTGGTTGGGATGAAGGTATTCAATTATTAAAAGTTGGAGATAAAGCTCGTTTAGTAATTCCATCAAACTTAGCATACGGAAAAGCTGGTGCAGGAGGTGTTATTCCTCCAAACGCAACCTTAATTTTTGATGTTGAATTAATGGGAGTAAAATAA
- a CDS encoding peptide chain release factor 3 codes for MGFLEEIQKRRTFGIISHPDAGKTTLTEKLLLFGGAIQEAGAVKNNKIKKGATSDFMEIERQRGISVATSVLAFIYRDKKINILDTPGHKDFAEDTFRTLTAVDSVIVVIDVAKGVEPQTEKLVEVCRMRKIPMLVFINKLDREGKDAFDLLDEVEQKLGLRVTPMSFPIGMGYDFKGIYNIWEKKLNLFSADNKTKISEGVQFDDLSNPKLDEIIGETAAETLREEAELVAEVYPEFNQDEYLAGDLQPVFFGSALNNFGVKELLDAFIQIAPEPQPKKSEERLVDSKEEKLTGFVFKIHANMDPKHRDRLAFIKIVSGTFRRNSPYLHVRNGKKMKFSSPNAFFAEKKQIVDESFPGDIVGVHDTGNFKIGDTLTEGEKLNFKGIPSFSPEHFRYVNNADPMKSKQLYKGLDQLMDEGVAQLFTMDMNGRRIVGTVGALQYEVIQYRLEHEYGAKCTYENISVHKACWVQPEDEKNEEFKEFKRVKQRYLAKDKQGKLVFLADSAFTMQMTQSKYPTVKLHFTSEFE; via the coding sequence ATGGGCTTTTTAGAAGAAATACAAAAACGACGTACATTCGGAATTATATCACACCCCGATGCTGGTAAAACTACTTTAACTGAAAAGTTATTATTATTTGGTGGAGCAATTCAGGAAGCTGGTGCGGTAAAAAACAACAAAATAAAAAAGGGAGCAACTTCCGATTTTATGGAAATTGAACGTCAAAGAGGAATTTCCGTAGCCACATCTGTATTGGCTTTTATTTATCGAGATAAAAAAATAAATATATTAGATACCCCTGGGCATAAAGATTTTGCCGAAGATACTTTTAGAACCTTAACCGCTGTTGATAGTGTTATCGTTGTAATTGATGTTGCAAAAGGTGTAGAACCTCAAACTGAAAAATTAGTCGAGGTTTGTAGAATGCGTAAAATTCCGATGCTGGTTTTTATCAATAAATTGGATAGAGAAGGAAAAGATGCTTTCGATTTATTAGATGAAGTAGAGCAAAAATTAGGTTTACGTGTTACTCCGATGAGTTTTCCTATTGGAATGGGGTACGATTTTAAAGGAATTTATAATATTTGGGAAAAAAAATTAAATCTTTTTTCTGCCGATAATAAAACAAAAATTTCGGAAGGTGTTCAGTTTGATGATTTATCAAATCCTAAACTAGATGAAATTATTGGCGAAACTGCTGCCGAAACTTTAAGAGAAGAAGCAGAATTAGTAGCTGAAGTATATCCTGAATTTAATCAAGATGAATATTTAGCAGGTGATTTACAACCTGTTTTCTTTGGTTCGGCTTTAAATAATTTTGGTGTAAAAGAATTATTAGATGCTTTTATTCAAATTGCACCTGAACCACAACCTAAAAAATCAGAAGAACGTTTAGTCGATTCTAAAGAAGAAAAATTAACAGGTTTTGTATTTAAGATTCACGCAAATATGGACCCTAAACACAGAGATAGACTTGCTTTTATCAAAATTGTATCAGGTACTTTTAGACGAAACTCTCCTTATTTACATGTTCGTAATGGTAAGAAAATGAAGTTTTCGAGCCCAAATGCTTTTTTTGCTGAAAAGAAACAAATTGTTGATGAATCTTTTCCTGGTGATATTGTGGGTGTTCATGATACAGGAAATTTCAAAATTGGCGATACGTTAACCGAAGGTGAAAAATTAAATTTCAAAGGAATTCCAAGTTTTTCACCAGAGCATTTCCGCTATGTAAACAATGCCGACCCAATGAAATCTAAACAATTATACAAAGGTTTAGACCAATTAATGGATGAAGGGGTTGCTCAGTTATTTACTATGGATATGAATGGTCGTAGAATTGTAGGTACTGTAGGTGCTTTACAATACGAGGTTATTCAGTACAGATTAGAACATGAATATGGTGCAAAATGTACGTATGAAAATATATCTGTACATAAAGCTTGTTGGGTACAACCTGAAGATGAAAAAAATGAAGAGTTTAAAGAATTTAAACGTGTTAAACAACGTTATTTAGCTAAAGATAAACAAGGAAAATTAGTATTTTTAGCTGATTCTGCTTTTACTATGCAAATGACACAAAGTAAATATCCTACTGTAAAACTACATTTCACAAGTGAATTTGAATAA
- a CDS encoding 6-pyruvoyl trahydropterin synthase family protein, translating into MPKVTVHRKAHFNAAHRLFNPDWSDEKNQQIFGKCSNPNYHGHNYDLIVSLTGEIDKETGYVYDLGILKTLIKDEVEDVFDHKNLNLDVADFENLNPTAENISVVIFNKLRGHIPVNLALEITLYETQRNYVTYNGS; encoded by the coding sequence ATGCCTAAAGTAACTGTACATAGAAAAGCCCATTTTAATGCTGCTCACAGGTTGTTTAACCCTGATTGGTCTGATGAAAAAAATCAGCAAATTTTCGGGAAATGTAGTAATCCGAATTATCATGGGCATAATTACGATTTAATCGTTTCTTTAACGGGAGAAATAGATAAAGAAACAGGGTATGTGTATGATTTAGGAATTCTAAAAACATTGATTAAAGATGAAGTAGAAGATGTGTTTGACCATAAAAATTTAAACCTAGATGTTGCTGATTTTGAAAATTTGAATCCAACAGCTGAAAATATATCAGTAGTAATATTTAATAAATTACGCGGTCATATTCCTGTAAATTTAGCGCTAGAAATTACGCTTTATGAAACTCAAAGAAATTACGTTACTTATAATGGGTCTTAG
- a CDS encoding HAD family hydrolase produces MNKIKVIAFDADDTLWINETFFREAEKEFAKLLSGYETENKIHQELYKKEIDNLKIYGYGVKGFVLSMVECALELSNYKVNQKIIDKILEIGKEMLAQPIDLLDGVEEVLQKLQGRCKIIVATKGDLLDQEQKLEKSGILKYFHHTEVMSDKKPADYLKLIKHLDIQPSELLMIGNSLKSDVLPLIEIGAAAIHVPFHTTWAHEQVEGNQKSTEYQTVSNITEVLNFL; encoded by the coding sequence ATGAATAAAATAAAAGTAATTGCCTTTGATGCCGATGACACACTCTGGATAAATGAAACTTTTTTTAGAGAAGCTGAAAAGGAGTTTGCGAAATTATTATCGGGCTACGAAACTGAAAATAAAATTCATCAGGAGTTATATAAAAAAGAAATTGATAACCTTAAAATTTACGGCTATGGCGTAAAAGGTTTCGTGTTATCAATGGTAGAATGTGCTTTAGAATTATCTAATTATAAAGTAAATCAAAAAATTATAGACAAAATTCTTGAAATCGGTAAAGAAATGCTAGCCCAACCAATCGATTTATTAGATGGAGTAGAAGAAGTACTGCAAAAATTACAAGGAAGGTGTAAAATAATTGTAGCCACCAAAGGTGATTTATTAGATCAGGAGCAAAAATTAGAAAAATCAGGTATTTTAAAATATTTTCATCATACCGAGGTAATGAGCGATAAAAAACCAGCCGATTATTTAAAATTGATAAAACATTTAGATATTCAGCCTTCGGAATTATTAATGATTGGAAATTCGTTGAAATCGGATGTTTTGCCTTTAATTGAAATCGGTGCTGCTGCAATTCATGTGCCTTTTCACACCACTTGGGCGCACGAACAGGTAGAAGGAAATCAAAAATCAACAGAATATCAAACGGTTAGCAATATTACCGAAGTGTTAAATTTTTTATAG
- the kdsB gene encoding 3-deoxy-manno-octulosonate cytidylyltransferase: MKIIAMIPARYSASRFPGKLMKNLGGKPVIVRTYQAAVTANLFDEVYVVTDSEIIFKTIEQAGGKAIMSIKEHECGSDRIAEAVENLEVDIVVNVQGDEPFIDTVSLSKLIKAFEDDKNNSIDLASLKVAMTSLEDIENPNNVKVITDVNDFAIYFSRSVIPFHRDKELNVTYYKHKGVYAFRKQALLDFYNTPMTPLEAAEKIECIRYLEVGKKIKMIETSVESIGIDTPEDLEKAIKQLENE, from the coding sequence ATGAAAATAATTGCAATGATTCCCGCGCGTTATAGCGCATCTCGTTTTCCTGGAAAATTAATGAAAAATTTAGGAGGAAAACCTGTAATTGTAAGAACCTATCAAGCTGCTGTTACTGCCAATTTATTTGATGAGGTTTATGTGGTAACCGATTCGGAAATCATCTTCAAAACCATAGAACAAGCAGGAGGAAAGGCTATAATGAGCATCAAAGAACACGAATGTGGTTCGGACAGAATTGCCGAAGCTGTTGAAAATTTAGAGGTAGATATTGTGGTAAATGTTCAAGGAGATGAGCCTTTTATTGATACTGTTTCTTTATCAAAATTAATAAAAGCTTTTGAAGATGATAAAAATAATAGTATAGATTTAGCATCTTTAAAAGTAGCAATGACATCTTTAGAAGATATTGAAAATCCTAATAATGTAAAGGTAATTACCGATGTAAATGATTTTGCTATCTACTTTTCGAGAAGCGTAATTCCTTTTCATAGAGATAAAGAATTAAACGTTACATATTATAAACATAAAGGGGTATATGCTTTTAGAAAACAAGCCTTACTCGATTTTTATAATACGCCAATGACTCCTTTAGAAGCCGCAGAAAAAATAGAATGTATCCGTTATTTAGAAGTTGGTAAAAAAATAAAAATGATTGAAACATCGGTAGAAAGTATTGGAATTGATACGCCTGAAGATTTAGAAAAGGCAATAAAACAACTCGAAAATGAATAA
- a CDS encoding energy transducer TonB codes for MLINLFNIQSQVKVCENPKDDAIDLNVISIKKCDIKEKNVRQISKTNIVRKRVNNRSRKKENNLNSNGNKVLNLPNLSKEVLFTLVEEIPMFDSCKHSDKENNIKCFKDKINKHILKNFYAEDYITENTKTKVYIQFSIDLNGKVINSKIRSRENNKRLHKELDRIINKLPRFNPGKEKGLPVVVTYAFPLNLASD; via the coding sequence ATGCTAATTAATTTATTTAATATACAAAGCCAAGTAAAAGTTTGTGAAAACCCTAAAGACGATGCTATTGATTTAAATGTAATTTCAATTAAAAAATGTGATATTAAAGAAAAAAATGTTAGGCAAATATCAAAAACAAACATCGTAAGAAAAAGAGTTAATAATCGATCTAGAAAAAAAGAAAATAATTTAAATTCTAACGGTAATAAAGTATTAAACCTACCTAACCTATCAAAAGAAGTTTTATTTACCTTAGTTGAAGAAATACCAATGTTTGATTCTTGCAAACACAGCGATAAAGAAAATAATATCAAATGTTTTAAAGATAAAATTAATAAACATATTCTTAAAAATTTCTATGCAGAAGATTATATTACTGAAAATACTAAAACTAAAGTCTATATTCAATTTAGTATTGACCTTAACGGAAAAGTCATTAATTCAAAAATAAGAAGTCGTGAAAACAATAAGCGACTGCATAAAGAATTAGACCGAATCATAAATAAGTTACCTCGTTTTAATCCAGGAAAAGAAAAAGGATTACCTGTTGTTGTTACGTATGCATTCCCCCTTAATTTAGCATCAGATTAA
- the idi gene encoding isopentenyl-diphosphate Delta-isomerase — MKEQVILVDVHDNPIGLMEKIEAHEKALLHRAFSVFVFNDKKELMLQQRASDKYHSPLLWTNTCCSHQRDGETNLGAGKRRLQEEMGFVCELKEVFSFIYKAPFDNGLTEHELDHVMIGIFNDEPNINKEEAESYKWMPLEAVKKDMEEKPEIYTAWFKIIFKESYDVLKKSLINS, encoded by the coding sequence ATGAAAGAACAGGTCATATTAGTAGATGTTCACGATAATCCTATTGGATTAATGGAAAAAATAGAAGCACATGAAAAAGCGTTATTACACAGGGCATTTTCTGTTTTTGTTTTTAATGATAAAAAAGAGTTAATGCTACAACAAAGGGCTTCGGATAAATATCACTCTCCTTTATTATGGACAAATACCTGTTGTTCACATCAAAGAGATGGCGAAACGAATTTAGGAGCAGGAAAACGTAGGCTTCAAGAAGAAATGGGTTTTGTTTGTGAATTAAAAGAAGTATTTTCATTTATTTATAAAGCTCCTTTTGATAACGGATTAACCGAGCATGAATTAGACCACGTAATGATTGGAATTTTTAATGATGAGCCAAACATTAATAAAGAAGAAGCTGAAAGTTATAAATGGATGCCTTTAGAAGCTGTTAAAAAAGATATGGAAGAAAAGCCAGAAATTTACACGGCTTGGTTTAAAATTATATTTAAAGAATCGTACGATGTTTTAAAAAAATCGCTTATAAATTCTTAA
- a CDS encoding type I phosphomannose isomerase catalytic subunit, translating into MIHQLLRFEPILKSKIWGGQKLKTVLHKKATKKDVGESWEISDVQEDISIVNNGNLKGCSLKELIQEFKEQIVGEKVYLIFGDKFPLLIKFIDAKRKLSLQVHPNDVLAQKRHNSLGKTEMWYIVDADKKAKIIIGFSEETDKKSFLKTVENNDELALLNVDYVKKGDTFLVPSGRVHAIGKGVLLAEIQETSDVTYRISDWGRKDSNGKLRDLHLNLALDAIDYSAKSNYKAEYLKRKNNPSTIVDCKYFTTNYLHLTQDFIINNHDKDSFVIYMCVEGTVIFVYENQHEKLRLGETILVPSCIKNVTVITKNAKLLEVFIK; encoded by the coding sequence ATGATACATCAATTATTACGATTTGAACCAATTTTAAAATCTAAAATTTGGGGCGGACAAAAATTAAAAACAGTACTCCATAAAAAAGCAACCAAAAAAGATGTTGGTGAGAGTTGGGAAATTTCAGACGTACAAGAAGATATTTCAATCGTTAATAATGGCAATTTAAAAGGATGCTCTTTAAAAGAACTTATTCAGGAATTTAAAGAACAAATTGTTGGCGAAAAAGTATATTTAATTTTTGGAGATAAATTCCCGCTATTAATTAAATTTATTGATGCTAAACGTAAATTAAGTTTACAAGTACATCCGAATGATGTTTTGGCACAAAAAAGACATAACTCGCTCGGGAAAACCGAAATGTGGTATATTGTAGATGCTGATAAAAAAGCAAAAATAATTATTGGTTTTTCAGAGGAAACCGACAAAAAATCATTCTTAAAAACCGTTGAAAATAACGATGAATTAGCATTATTAAATGTAGATTATGTTAAAAAAGGCGATACTTTTTTAGTGCCATCAGGACGTGTACACGCTATTGGAAAAGGTGTTTTATTGGCAGAAATACAAGAAACTTCCGATGTTACCTATCGAATTTCCGATTGGGGAAGAAAAGATTCCAACGGAAAATTAAGAGATTTACACCTGAATTTGGCTTTAGATGCCATTGATTATTCGGCAAAATCAAACTATAAAGCCGAGTATTTAAAACGTAAAAATAATCCATCAACAATTGTCGATTGTAAATATTTTACCACAAATTATTTGCATTTAACACAAGATTTTATCATCAATAATCATGATAAAGATAGTTTCGTAATTTATATGTGCGTGGAAGGAACCGTAATTTTTGTCTATGAAAATCAACATGAAAAACTTCGTTTAGGTGAAACTATTTTAGTGCCATCTTGCATTAAAAATGTAACTGTTATCACCAAAAATGCCAAACTTTTAGAAGTTTTTATCAAATAA
- a CDS encoding energy transducer TonB — MIKFTLLLITMLASVISVAQQEKCTSPDESIADPNSITKCAIEKTKDGIKKQLSIQVSTRRRVIRKKNETVTAIGGTNTTQKISNIKRNTLLVGKLELEDNSKTIERIPFNLVEEIPLFSKCNNVPLIKQAKCFETQMTKHITKNFVYPQAAFNAGIQGRVLVQFTIDELGNVGALQIRGPKNGDALKKEASRIINKLPKFIPGKHNGKAVKVKYGIPFTFKHPNAKNLIATRNIKKQSTKLINKAEKIITDFIKFNEVQKIPQFKTCLKVPDTEKNNCFNERMISHIQRNFNYPEAAADQNIEGKVWVRFIINKQGKISNIKMKGPKNGQLLEQEAKKMVSNLATFIPGTQDGNPANVEYHIPINFTLH, encoded by the coding sequence ATGATAAAATTTACCCTACTACTAATTACTATGCTTGCATCTGTAATAAGCGTTGCACAGCAAGAAAAATGTACTTCTCCTGATGAATCTATTGCTGATCCAAATAGTATTACTAAATGCGCTATTGAAAAAACAAAGGATGGAATAAAAAAACAATTATCTATTCAGGTATCTACAAGAAGGCGTGTAATTCGTAAAAAAAATGAAACTGTAACTGCTATTGGCGGTACTAATACTACCCAAAAAATTAGTAATATTAAAAGAAATACATTGTTAGTTGGTAAACTTGAGTTAGAAGACAATTCTAAAACTATTGAAAGAATACCTTTTAATTTAGTCGAAGAAATTCCTTTATTTTCAAAATGTAACAATGTACCTTTAATAAAACAAGCTAAGTGTTTTGAAACACAAATGACAAAACATATTACTAAGAATTTTGTATATCCACAAGCTGCATTTAATGCTGGTATTCAAGGTAGAGTCTTGGTTCAATTTACCATAGATGAATTAGGTAATGTTGGCGCACTTCAAATAAGAGGACCTAAAAATGGTGATGCACTAAAAAAAGAAGCTTCTAGAATTATAAATAAACTTCCTAAATTTATCCCTGGAAAACATAATGGAAAAGCAGTAAAAGTTAAATACGGTATTCCTTTCACATTTAAACATCCTAATGCTAAAAACTTAATAGCAACAAGAAACATCAAAAAACAATCAACAAAATTAATTAATAAAGCTGAAAAAATAATTACTGATTTCATTAAATTTAACGAAGTACAAAAAATTCCACAATTTAAAACTTGTTTAAAAGTTCCTGATACAGAAAAAAACAATTGTTTTAATGAAAGAATGATTAGTCATATTCAAAGAAACTTTAATTACCCAGAAGCTGCAGCCGATCAAAACATTGAAGGTAAAGTTTGGGTACGTTTTATTATAAATAAACAAGGTAAGATTAGTAATATAAAAATGAAAGGACCTAAAAATGGTCAATTATTAGAGCAAGAAGCTAAAAAAATGGTTTCAAATCTAGCTACTTTTATTCCGGGCACACAAGATGGAAACCCTGCCAATGTTGAATATCATATACCCATTAATTTCACTTTACATTAA